From a single Fulvivirga ulvae genomic region:
- a CDS encoding DUF6770 family protein, giving the protein MRKLVFFFCMLMAAAAVNFDVNAQGRKFDDILSIRLRSSGTIVENNEVRGYFMFYNVDKGAKGKNIYLLRILDENLDDFKTTTIEESKYVTLLESVYNGEAIMLKFIDFKGKRLIFMSYDKNAELISKTEREADKIELAYYNNVISTNQEANFLADITGKGFADYAMINSGKGYAINFISSEKGGKNWNKVSTNTKTYESAAYLCNSEDLIFNLVAKRPGRMSTKVEFAVNAYDIETGVKAFETDFKSEKYSAQPLNAYYNKESGLVNIIGIYYEPDVKTIKDNGLGLFNYRIDRQGNIVSEKYLSWAQDFRKFVTVDNDGRVSNDKKNGFIFFHDIIQNPDGSIIAVGEQYKKAADAAGIAMRAMGGAASTVKMVINDMIIFHFNKDFGINTVEFVEKTKSDFTLPYGAGFNNIHMLSNLVKAYGGFDYSFTSKSTEKGTSSIGYVDYEKKQGAKNEFVFGAITYYNGKFSSDKIALGRPKGRDWVRVMPGKPGYVVLFAYDRKEKSLEVRQEKINY; this is encoded by the coding sequence ATGAGAAAATTAGTATTTTTTTTCTGCATGCTGATGGCAGCGGCAGCAGTTAATTTTGATGTAAATGCCCAGGGCAGAAAGTTTGACGATATCCTGAGCATCAGATTGAGAAGCTCCGGTACTATAGTAGAAAACAATGAAGTCAGGGGTTACTTCATGTTTTATAATGTGGATAAAGGAGCCAAAGGCAAAAACATTTACTTGCTGAGGATTCTTGACGAAAACCTTGATGATTTCAAAACCACAACCATTGAGGAAAGCAAATATGTGACCCTGCTGGAGAGTGTTTACAATGGCGAGGCTATTATGCTTAAATTCATTGATTTTAAAGGTAAGCGACTGATTTTCATGAGTTATGATAAGAATGCAGAGTTGATCAGTAAAACGGAAAGAGAAGCTGACAAGATAGAGCTGGCCTACTACAACAATGTGATTAGTACCAACCAGGAGGCCAATTTCCTTGCAGATATTACCGGTAAAGGTTTTGCTGATTATGCCATGATCAACTCTGGTAAAGGGTATGCCATCAATTTTATATCTTCAGAAAAAGGCGGTAAGAACTGGAACAAGGTCTCTACCAATACCAAGACTTATGAGAGTGCTGCTTATCTCTGTAATTCAGAGGACCTGATCTTTAATCTTGTAGCAAAGCGTCCGGGGCGCATGAGCACTAAAGTTGAATTTGCAGTTAATGCTTATGACATAGAGACTGGAGTTAAGGCGTTCGAAACTGACTTTAAATCTGAAAAATATAGCGCACAACCTTTAAATGCGTATTACAATAAAGAATCAGGGCTGGTAAACATCATTGGTATATATTATGAGCCGGATGTAAAAACTATCAAAGACAATGGCCTTGGTCTTTTCAACTACAGAATAGATCGCCAGGGCAATATTGTAAGTGAAAAATACCTGAGCTGGGCACAGGATTTCAGAAAGTTTGTAACAGTGGATAATGACGGCCGGGTAAGCAATGACAAAAAAAACGGGTTTATTTTCTTCCACGATATTATTCAAAACCCTGACGGATCAATCATTGCAGTGGGTGAGCAATACAAAAAGGCTGCTGATGCAGCAGGCATAGCCATGCGGGCGATGGGTGGCGCAGCCAGTACAGTGAAAATGGTTATCAATGATATGATCATATTCCACTTTAATAAAGACTTTGGTATCAACACCGTGGAGTTCGTGGAGAAGACAAAAAGCGATTTTACTCTGCCTTATGGCGCTGGTTTTAACAACATCCATATGCTTAGCAATTTAGTGAAGGCCTATGGCGGCTTTGATTACTCATTTACCAGCAAGAGTACGGAAAAAGGTACTTCATCCATTGGGTATGTAGATTACGAGAAGAAGCAAGGAGCAAAGAATGAATTTGTTTTTGGAGCTATTACTTATTACAACGGCAAATTCTCAAGTGATAAAATAGCTCTGGGAAGACCTAAAGGCAGGGATTGGGTGAGGGTAATGCCCGGTAAGCCAGGATATGTGGTACTCTTTGCTTATGACAGAAAGGAAAAATCTTTAGAGGTTCGTCAGGAAAAAATCAACTACTAG
- a CDS encoding M48 family metallopeptidase translates to MKHSFFLAFLVLFVFTSALAQFEESYIPMDSLSGEQYVLISAIEADIATLKKNAPRQVRSEMKDIYDSRAESLISLIKSGRFLNDKELNAIIRDIYKEIKITNPHEGYPVRLLVSRSPAVNAQCWGEGTMIINLGLLGRVSSRDELAFVMAHEMAHQLLDHANLRIRASMERLNDKNLKTAVEESGKLEVLRNLTYEGYRYSRQYEKQADSLAVELLRNTKYNWKIYDGVLSILDSSAYPEYRNKPDIRKFFNFTQFPFNDSWLSKPKSAFGKSSGDSFIFNPDSVQSHPDIALRIQYLDSLFKGEARTTSYKLAESLQQRVDMEIPYSAFMLEDYGRAMFYTLQMLEKYPDNKFLKSLLAQLFLNLYTARKEHTFSRYVSVSKYQPYLMEEVYTFLNNLRLSEIGYIAFNYINRDSFFDKEDKVHYQMLWKISHEMEIEDVCDKVEAAYTDKFPHATKLSAN, encoded by the coding sequence ATGAAGCACTCCTTTTTTTTAGCTTTTCTTGTTCTATTTGTATTTACCTCAGCACTGGCCCAGTTTGAAGAAAGCTATATCCCGATGGATTCCCTTTCCGGAGAACAGTATGTATTGATCAGTGCTATTGAGGCGGATATTGCAACACTGAAAAAGAATGCTCCCAGGCAGGTACGGTCTGAGATGAAGGATATCTACGACAGCCGGGCTGAATCATTGATATCACTGATTAAATCCGGCCGTTTTCTGAATGATAAAGAATTGAACGCTATTATTCGGGATATTTATAAAGAAATAAAAATAACTAATCCACATGAGGGTTATCCGGTAAGGTTACTGGTATCAAGGTCGCCGGCAGTTAACGCTCAGTGCTGGGGTGAGGGTACTATGATAATTAACCTGGGCCTCTTAGGCAGGGTATCTTCCCGGGATGAGCTGGCTTTTGTAATGGCCCACGAAATGGCTCACCAGCTCCTGGACCATGCTAACCTGAGGATCAGGGCTTCAATGGAACGGTTGAATGATAAAAATTTAAAAACAGCCGTGGAAGAGTCGGGTAAGCTGGAAGTGTTGAGGAACCTCACCTATGAAGGTTACAGGTACTCCAGGCAATATGAAAAGCAGGCAGACTCGCTTGCCGTTGAACTGCTCAGAAACACCAAGTATAACTGGAAGATTTATGATGGCGTACTCTCTATCCTCGATTCATCGGCTTATCCTGAGTATCGTAACAAACCTGATATCAGGAAATTTTTCAACTTCACGCAATTCCCGTTCAACGACTCTTGGCTTTCCAAACCTAAGAGTGCATTTGGTAAAAGCAGTGGCGACAGCTTTATATTTAACCCCGATTCTGTTCAGTCGCATCCGGATATAGCTTTAAGGATACAATACCTGGATTCATTGTTCAAGGGTGAAGCCAGGACTACGTCGTACAAACTGGCTGAAAGCTTGCAACAGCGGGTTGACATGGAGATACCATACAGCGCTTTTATGCTCGAAGATTATGGACGGGCCATGTTTTATACCTTGCAGATGCTAGAAAAGTATCCTGACAATAAGTTTCTAAAGTCTCTCCTGGCGCAGCTTTTCCTAAATCTTTATACAGCCAGAAAAGAACATACTTTTAGCCGCTATGTCTCTGTATCTAAATATCAGCCCTATCTGATGGAAGAGGTGTACACATTTTTAAACAATCTTCGGCTCTCAGAGATAGGGTACATTGCTTTCAATTATATCAACAGAGATAGTTTTTTTGACAAGGAGGATAAAGTCCATTATCAGATGCTCTGGAAAATCAGTCATGAAATGGAAATCGAAGATGTATGTGACAAAGTAGAGGCAGCTTACACTGATAAGTTTCCACATGCGACCAAATTGTCGGCGAATTAA